Proteins from one Arthrobacter sp. Soc17.1.1.1 genomic window:
- a CDS encoding ABC transporter ATP-binding protein, with the protein MSGLPQPEAAARRTLRLRPYARAVGQVLVVSAKASPGAVAMKIAGSLISATLPLVTTYFASLTTTALAAAYAGDPDAGRSAVVYVIVTAVLGLLWGAFTSVDRYIQQVLSFRVGAIVGDRMYERFLALEFWRYDDKETVDLYDRARRFSDSYARVLDRIAAIFTQLVSVVLAIGALLLVSWWIALIVLLAIIPSVYLQFRLSREQMAHWNTQVDSRRQRRMIETNLMKPQNIAEMRLYGIVRYLMDLRSTLRDADEKRRLDFQKRYIPKQLLADALQYGAELLALVWIVGQIIARAQPVGQFLYVQQIVSRALSTANSLVSSLSSIDEDLANLKDYEQFMDFPLSTGAPGRLAEAPAVVELRDIHFTYAGSEEEVLKGISMSFERGTHVAVVGENGAGKSTLVRVLAGLYQPSRGAVLLDGRDLRGIGIDDWHQHLAVMSQDFLRYEFATAANNIYFGDVHRARDDERVRRAAEDADAADFIARMPNGYENYVSNWMEDPRGRKGSGLSGGQWQRLAMARNFYRDAPFIVMDEPTSAIDALAEHRIFTRLFADRSRTIIAISHRLATIEKADVVYMLEDGRVVESGTHRELVALRGRYFRMFESQLPDA; encoded by the coding sequence ATGAGCGGACTCCCGCAGCCCGAAGCCGCGGCACGCCGCACGCTCCGCCTCCGCCCCTATGCCCGCGCTGTAGGCCAGGTGCTCGTGGTGAGCGCGAAGGCGTCGCCGGGGGCCGTCGCCATGAAGATCGCCGGCTCGCTCATCTCCGCGACCCTGCCGCTCGTCACCACCTACTTCGCCTCGCTGACGACGACGGCGCTCGCCGCCGCCTACGCGGGCGACCCGGACGCCGGGCGGTCCGCCGTCGTCTACGTGATCGTCACCGCCGTCCTCGGGCTGCTGTGGGGCGCCTTCACGAGCGTCGACCGCTACATCCAGCAGGTCCTGAGCTTCCGCGTCGGTGCGATCGTGGGCGACCGCATGTACGAGCGGTTCCTGGCGCTGGAGTTCTGGCGGTACGACGACAAGGAGACGGTTGACCTCTACGACAGGGCCCGCCGCTTCTCCGACTCCTACGCACGGGTCCTCGACCGCATCGCGGCGATCTTCACGCAGCTGGTCTCGGTGGTGCTCGCGATCGGCGCGCTGCTGCTGGTCAGCTGGTGGATCGCCCTGATCGTCCTCCTCGCGATCATCCCGAGCGTCTACCTGCAGTTCCGGCTGTCCCGGGAGCAGATGGCGCACTGGAACACGCAGGTGGACTCCCGGCGGCAGCGGCGCATGATCGAGACGAACCTCATGAAGCCGCAGAACATCGCCGAGATGCGCCTGTACGGGATCGTCCGGTACCTCATGGACCTCCGCTCCACCCTGCGCGACGCCGACGAGAAGCGGCGCCTGGACTTCCAGAAGCGCTACATCCCCAAGCAGCTCCTCGCGGACGCCCTGCAGTACGGGGCGGAGCTGCTGGCGCTGGTGTGGATCGTGGGGCAGATCATCGCCCGGGCCCAGCCCGTGGGCCAGTTCCTCTACGTGCAGCAGATCGTCAGCCGGGCGCTGAGCACCGCCAACAGCCTCGTGTCCTCGCTGAGCTCCATCGACGAGGACCTGGCGAACCTCAAGGACTACGAGCAGTTCATGGACTTCCCGCTGTCCACCGGGGCCCCCGGGCGCCTGGCCGAGGCGCCCGCCGTCGTCGAGCTCCGCGACATCCACTTCACGTACGCGGGCAGCGAGGAGGAGGTGCTGAAGGGCATCTCGATGTCCTTCGAACGCGGCACGCACGTGGCCGTGGTGGGCGAGAACGGTGCCGGGAAGTCGACGCTGGTGCGGGTCCTCGCCGGCCTGTACCAGCCGAGCAGGGGAGCGGTGCTGCTCGACGGACGCGACCTGCGCGGGATCGGCATCGACGACTGGCACCAGCACCTCGCCGTCATGAGCCAGGACTTCCTGCGCTACGAGTTCGCGACCGCCGCCAACAACATCTACTTCGGTGACGTCCACCGCGCCCGCGACGACGAACGGGTGCGGCGGGCGGCCGAGGACGCCGACGCTGCGGACTTCATCGCCAGGATGCCCAACGGCTACGAGAACTACGTGAGCAACTGGATGGAGGACCCGCGCGGCCGGAAGGGCAGCGGCCTCTCGGGCGGGCAGTGGCAGCGGCTGGCGATGGCCCGCAACTTCTACCGGGACGCGCCCTTCATCGTCATGGACGAGCCGACGTCGGCCATCGACGCGCTCGCCGAGCACCGCATCTTCACGCGGCTCTTCGCCGACCGTTCGCGGACCATCATCGCGATCAGCCACCGCCTCGCGACCATCGAGAAGGCCGACGTCGTGTACATGCTCGAGGACGGGCGCGTGGTCGAGTCGGGGACGCACCGGGAGCTGGTGGCGCTCCGGGGCCGCTACTTCAGGATGTTCGAGAGCCAGCTGCCGGACGCCTGA
- a CDS encoding acyltransferase family protein, translated as MPVLHPAPPATGGGAAPNPGERRFRPEVQGLRALAVGMVVIYHVWLGRVSGGVDVFLLISAFLLTVTFTRRLETGQPLALTAYWLGLLRRLLPAAVVVLLAVLAATAVLVPSSRWRSVLDQTWASLTYRQNWVLAGNAVDYYALDSSAASPLQHFWSLSIQGQVFLLWPLLFALAGVVVAVTRLRVRPVLLVLFGAVLAVSLAFSIRQTGTDQAAAYFDTRARLWEFALGSLVALALPYLVLPVRVRVVLGWAGVAMMLACGVLLQVQQQFPGYVALWPTLAAAAVIVAGRTGSRAGVDRWLSAAPLLRLGEASYALYLWHWPVLVLWLIVADKPSAGLPDGAVVIAVSLLLAVLTTRLVEDPVRSWTWPSVRRRHTVLVAAATLSLVVVPLSGWEYRVQAQEAAVERQTREDNPGAAALDPGFRFRGADDALVKPLASSLGDEWAAVDGPCPPTLMPADPQLSSCVRTGDEATAERTVLVLGDSHSQMWMTALGAVATENDWLAVSVHRPDCRFVDAPGTVSPECQAFNEAVTDYALRLSPDAVLTVGSRTAWSSPDEQVPAGFEAAVAPLLDAGIPVVALRDTPRFEEDMAECTARNAAEPSACDVPVAQVLPPSSPLAAVAERVPGLEYLDLTDLVCAEATCHGIVGNVRVFMDRDHLSKSYVETTVPVFSERLRDALGW; from the coding sequence ATGCCCGTCCTGCACCCAGCCCCTCCTGCCACCGGTGGGGGAGCGGCGCCGAACCCCGGCGAGCGCCGGTTCCGGCCCGAGGTGCAGGGCCTGCGTGCACTGGCCGTGGGCATGGTGGTGATCTACCACGTGTGGCTCGGGCGGGTCTCGGGCGGCGTGGACGTGTTCCTGCTGATCTCCGCGTTCCTGCTCACCGTCACCTTCACCCGGCGCCTCGAGACAGGACAGCCGCTCGCGCTCACCGCCTACTGGCTGGGACTGCTCCGGCGGCTGCTGCCCGCGGCCGTCGTCGTGCTGCTGGCGGTCCTCGCGGCGACCGCCGTCCTGGTGCCGAGCTCGCGCTGGCGGTCCGTCCTGGACCAGACGTGGGCGTCGCTGACGTACCGGCAGAACTGGGTGCTGGCCGGCAACGCCGTGGACTACTACGCCCTGGACTCCAGTGCCGCGAGTCCCCTCCAGCACTTCTGGTCGCTGTCCATCCAGGGGCAGGTGTTCCTGCTCTGGCCGCTGCTGTTCGCCCTGGCCGGCGTGGTCGTCGCCGTCACCCGCCTGCGGGTGCGGCCCGTGCTCCTGGTCCTGTTCGGCGCCGTCCTCGCCGTCTCGCTCGCGTTCTCGATCCGGCAGACCGGCACCGACCAGGCGGCCGCCTACTTCGACACGCGCGCCCGGCTGTGGGAGTTCGCGCTCGGCTCGCTCGTGGCGCTGGCGCTGCCGTACCTCGTGCTGCCGGTCCGGGTGCGCGTGGTGCTCGGCTGGGCCGGCGTGGCGATGATGCTCGCGTGCGGCGTCCTCCTCCAGGTGCAGCAGCAGTTCCCCGGCTACGTCGCCCTCTGGCCGACACTCGCCGCGGCCGCCGTGATCGTCGCCGGTCGCACCGGCAGCCGGGCCGGCGTCGACCGGTGGCTGTCGGCCGCACCCCTGCTGCGCCTCGGCGAGGCGTCCTACGCGCTGTACCTGTGGCACTGGCCCGTCCTCGTCCTCTGGCTCATCGTCGCGGACAAGCCCTCCGCCGGACTGCCCGACGGCGCCGTCGTCATCGCCGTGTCCCTGCTGCTCGCCGTGCTCACCACGCGCCTCGTCGAGGACCCGGTGCGCTCGTGGACGTGGCCGTCGGTGCGGCGGCGCCACACGGTGCTCGTGGCGGCGGCAACCCTCTCCCTGGTCGTGGTGCCCCTCTCGGGCTGGGAGTACCGGGTGCAGGCGCAGGAGGCGGCGGTGGAGCGGCAGACGCGCGAGGACAATCCCGGCGCCGCCGCCCTGGACCCCGGCTTCCGGTTCCGCGGTGCCGACGACGCCCTGGTCAAGCCGCTCGCCAGCAGCCTCGGCGACGAGTGGGCGGCGGTGGACGGCCCCTGCCCACCGACGCTGATGCCGGCCGACCCGCAGCTGTCCTCGTGCGTCCGGACGGGGGACGAGGCGACCGCGGAGCGGACCGTCCTGGTGCTCGGCGACTCCCACTCCCAGATGTGGATGACAGCCCTCGGAGCGGTGGCCACCGAGAACGACTGGCTCGCCGTGTCGGTGCACAGGCCCGACTGCCGGTTCGTCGACGCACCCGGCACGGTGTCCCCGGAATGCCAGGCCTTCAACGAGGCCGTCACGGACTACGCCCTCCGGCTCTCGCCCGACGCCGTGCTCACGGTCGGCTCGCGGACGGCCTGGAGCTCGCCCGACGAGCAGGTGCCCGCGGGATTCGAGGCCGCGGTCGCGCCCCTGCTCGACGCCGGCATCCCCGTCGTGGCCCTCCGCGACACCCCGCGGTTCGAGGAGGACATGGCCGAGTGCACGGCCCGCAACGCCGCGGAACCATCGGCGTGCGACGTCCCCGTGGCGCAGGTGCTGCCGCCGTCGTCGCCCCTCGCCGCCGTCGCCGAACGCGTCCCCGGGCTGGAGTACCTGGACCTCACCGATCTCGTGTGCGCGGAGGCCACATGCCACGGGATCGTGGGGAACGTCCGCGTCTTCATGGACCGGGACCACCTGTCCAAGTCCTACGTCGAGACCACCGTCCCGGTCTTCTCCGAGCGGCTGAGGGACGCGCTCGGCTGGTGA
- a CDS encoding siderophore ABC transporter substrate-binding protein, protein MAHVRLAVLSAAAAATLALTACGGSSEAAGEPAAASTVSVEHAQGTTEVPVDPETVFTFDLGALDTLDALGVDVAGVPQGTLPAQLSAYEGGDTTNIGSMKEPDFEAIAAAAPDLIIISGRVADSYDELAEIAPTIDLSVDAADPIASFTEHTESLGRIFGAEDEVAERLAALDARISETRDAAASAGTGLVLMTSAGEVTAYGAGSRFGLIHDVLGVKPAAEVKSEGTHGEAVSFEYIAEIDPAHLFVIDRDAAVGEAGAAGSAVLDNELVNGTEAARNDDVTYLDSASWYLIGYGLNNLDAMVSAVNEAVAA, encoded by the coding sequence ATGGCACACGTGCGCCTCGCCGTCCTTTCCGCAGCCGCTGCGGCCACCCTCGCCCTCACGGCGTGCGGTGGTTCCTCCGAAGCTGCCGGCGAGCCCGCGGCCGCCTCGACCGTCTCCGTCGAGCACGCGCAGGGCACCACCGAGGTGCCGGTGGATCCCGAGACGGTGTTCACCTTCGACCTGGGCGCCCTCGACACCCTGGACGCCCTCGGCGTGGACGTCGCCGGCGTCCCGCAGGGGACCCTGCCCGCCCAGCTCTCGGCCTACGAGGGAGGCGACACCACGAACATCGGGTCCATGAAGGAGCCGGACTTCGAAGCGATCGCGGCCGCCGCCCCGGACCTCATCATCATCTCGGGCCGCGTCGCCGACTCCTACGACGAGCTCGCGGAGATCGCACCGACCATCGACCTCAGCGTCGACGCCGCGGACCCGATCGCGAGCTTCACCGAGCACACCGAGTCCCTCGGCCGGATCTTCGGCGCGGAGGACGAGGTCGCCGAACGGCTGGCGGCACTCGACGCCAGGATCTCCGAGACGAGGGACGCGGCGGCGTCCGCGGGCACCGGCCTGGTGCTGATGACCAGCGCGGGCGAGGTCACCGCGTACGGTGCCGGATCGCGCTTCGGCCTGATCCACGACGTGCTGGGCGTGAAGCCCGCCGCCGAGGTGAAGAGCGAGGGCACGCACGGCGAGGCCGTCTCCTTCGAGTACATCGCCGAGATCGACCCGGCCCACCTCTTCGTGATTGACCGTGACGCCGCCGTCGGCGAGGCCGGGGCCGCGGGCTCCGCCGTCCTCGACAACGAGCTCGTGAACGGCACGGAAGCGGCGAGGAACGACGACGTCACCTACCTCGACTCCGCGAGCTGGTACCTCATCGGATACGGGCTGAACAACCTCGACGCCATGGTCTCCGCCGTCAACGAGGCCGTCGCGGCCTGA
- the guaB gene encoding IMP dehydrogenase produces MSQQSGQNETHDPFGFIGLTYDDVLLLPGHTDVIPSEADTSSRISKRITVRTPLLSSAMDTVTEARMAVAMARQGGLGVIHRNLSIQDQADQVDRVKRSESGMITNPLTIGPDATLQELDELCGHYRVSGLPVVDPAGRLLGIVTNRDTRFVLEREFPRTLVRDVMTKMPLVTGHVGISGDDAINLLAANKIEKLPLVDEEDVLRGLITVKDFTKAEQYPLSTKDDDGRLRVGAAIGFFGDGWERAMTLVEAGVDALFVDTANGHSAGVLEMIARLKAEKSAAHVDIIGGQAATREGAQALIDAGADGIKVGVGPGSICTTRVVAGVGVPQVTAIYESAKAAIPAGVPVIADGGLQYSGDIGKALVAGADTVMLGSLLAGSAEAPGELIFVNGKQFKTYRGMGSLGAMQTRGKNTSYSKDRYFQADVSGDDKLIPEGIEGRVAYRGPLASVAYQLVGGLRQTMFYTGARTIPELKAKGKFVRITAAGLKESHPHDIQMTVEAPNYGSK; encoded by the coding sequence GTGAGCCAGCAGTCCGGCCAGAACGAGACACACGACCCCTTCGGATTCATCGGCCTGACGTACGACGACGTCCTCCTGCTCCCCGGCCACACCGACGTGATCCCCTCCGAGGCGGACACGTCGTCGCGCATCTCGAAGCGCATCACCGTCAGGACCCCGCTGCTCTCCTCCGCCATGGACACCGTGACGGAGGCCCGCATGGCCGTGGCCATGGCCCGCCAGGGCGGGCTCGGAGTCATCCACCGCAACCTGTCCATCCAGGACCAGGCGGACCAGGTGGACCGCGTGAAGCGCAGCGAGTCCGGCATGATCACGAACCCCCTGACCATCGGTCCCGACGCCACGCTGCAGGAACTGGACGAGCTGTGCGGCCACTACCGCGTCTCCGGCCTGCCCGTCGTCGACCCGGCAGGACGCCTCCTCGGCATCGTCACCAACCGCGACACGCGCTTCGTGCTCGAGCGTGAGTTCCCGCGCACCCTGGTGCGCGACGTCATGACGAAGATGCCTCTCGTCACCGGGCACGTGGGCATCAGCGGCGACGACGCCATCAATCTCCTCGCGGCCAACAAGATCGAGAAGCTCCCGCTCGTCGACGAAGAGGACGTGCTCCGCGGCCTCATCACCGTCAAGGACTTCACGAAGGCCGAGCAGTACCCGCTCTCCACCAAGGACGACGACGGCCGCCTGCGGGTCGGCGCGGCCATCGGCTTCTTCGGGGACGGCTGGGAGCGCGCCATGACGCTCGTCGAGGCAGGCGTCGACGCCCTCTTCGTGGACACCGCCAACGGGCACAGCGCCGGCGTCCTCGAGATGATCGCCCGCCTGAAGGCGGAGAAGTCCGCGGCGCACGTCGACATCATCGGCGGCCAGGCGGCCACGCGCGAGGGCGCGCAGGCCCTGATCGACGCCGGCGCGGACGGCATCAAGGTGGGTGTGGGCCCGGGCTCCATCTGCACCACGCGCGTCGTCGCGGGCGTCGGCGTCCCGCAGGTCACCGCCATCTACGAATCCGCGAAGGCCGCGATCCCCGCGGGCGTCCCCGTGATCGCCGACGGCGGCCTGCAGTACTCCGGCGACATCGGCAAGGCCCTCGTCGCCGGTGCCGACACCGTCATGCTCGGTTCGCTCCTCGCCGGTTCCGCCGAGGCGCCGGGAGAGCTCATCTTCGTCAACGGCAAGCAGTTCAAGACCTACCGGGGCATGGGGTCCCTGGGCGCCATGCAGACCCGCGGCAAGAACACCTCCTACTCCAAGGACCGCTACTTCCAGGCGGACGTCTCGGGCGACGACAAGCTTATCCCCGAGGGCATCGAGGGCCGCGTGGCCTACCGCGGCCCCCTGGCGTCCGTGGCGTACCAGCTCGTCGGCGGGCTGCGGCAGACCATGTTCTACACCGGGGCACGCACCATCCCCGAGCTGAAGGCCAAGGGCAAGTTCGTGCGTATCACGGCGGCCGGCCTGAAGGAATCCCACCCGCACGACATCCAGATGACGGTCGAGGCACCCAACTACGGCTCCAAGTAG
- a CDS encoding ribonuclease J, producing the protein MRIVALGGIGEIGRNMTVFEFDGKLLIVDCGVLFPEEHQPGVNVILPDFSYIRDRLDDVVAVVLTHGHEDHIGGVPYLLKERADIPLVGSRLTLAFIEAKLKEHRITPKTVQVKEGDRRTMGGFDLEFVAVNHSIPDSLAVAIRTAAGMVLHTGDFKMDQFPLDRRITDLSAFARLGEEGVDLFLTDSTNADVPGFTTSEKDLAPAIDAVFRTAPRRIIVSSFASHIHRIQQIIDTAHQHRRKVAFVGRSMVRNMTIAADLGYLNIPQGLLVDFKKLERSDDHKVVLICTGSQGEPMAALSRMANKDHAIRISEGDTVLLASSLIPGNENAIYGIINALTEIGANVVHKGNAKVHVSGHASAGELAYCYNIVKPRNVMPVHGEWRHLRANSEIAVATGVDPRNVVIAQDGVTVDLARGRATLSGKVEAGLVFVDGDSVGGITEEDLVERRRLAEEGVVTVLAIIDPDNGDIVEAPEFFTKGFSCSDEDLDKAGAAVEKALRDAASNRQGGRRQDPEDIIERATANWMRRFYNRQPVVTAIVVDA; encoded by the coding sequence ATGCGCATCGTCGCGCTCGGAGGCATCGGTGAGATCGGCAGAAACATGACCGTCTTCGAGTTCGACGGCAAACTGCTGATCGTAGACTGCGGCGTCCTGTTCCCCGAGGAACACCAGCCCGGCGTCAACGTCATCCTCCCCGACTTCTCCTACATCCGCGACCGCCTCGACGACGTCGTCGCCGTCGTGCTCACGCACGGCCACGAGGACCACATCGGCGGTGTCCCGTACCTCCTCAAGGAGCGCGCGGACATCCCCCTGGTCGGCTCGCGGCTCACGCTGGCCTTCATCGAGGCCAAGCTCAAGGAACACCGCATCACCCCGAAGACCGTGCAGGTCAAGGAGGGCGACCGGCGGACCATGGGTGGCTTCGACCTCGAGTTCGTCGCGGTGAACCACTCCATCCCCGACAGCCTCGCCGTCGCCATCCGCACCGCGGCCGGCATGGTGCTGCACACGGGCGACTTCAAGATGGACCAGTTCCCCCTGGACCGCCGCATCACGGACCTCAGCGCCTTCGCGCGCCTCGGTGAGGAGGGCGTGGACCTGTTCCTCACCGACTCCACGAACGCGGACGTCCCCGGCTTCACCACCTCGGAGAAGGACCTCGCGCCGGCCATCGACGCCGTGTTCCGCACCGCGCCGCGCCGCATCATCGTGTCGAGCTTCGCGAGCCACATCCACCGCATCCAGCAGATCATCGACACCGCGCACCAGCACCGCCGCAAGGTGGCGTTCGTGGGCCGCTCCATGGTGCGCAACATGACCATCGCCGCGGACCTCGGCTACCTCAACATCCCGCAGGGCCTGCTCGTGGACTTCAAGAAGCTCGAGCGCAGCGACGACCACAAGGTGGTCCTCATCTGCACGGGCTCGCAGGGCGAGCCCATGGCGGCCCTCTCGCGCATGGCCAACAAGGACCACGCCATCCGCATCAGCGAGGGCGACACGGTCCTGCTGGCCAGCTCGCTCATCCCGGGCAACGAGAACGCCATCTACGGCATCATCAACGCCCTGACCGAGATCGGCGCCAACGTGGTCCACAAGGGCAACGCCAAGGTGCACGTCTCGGGCCACGCGAGCGCCGGCGAGCTCGCCTACTGCTACAACATCGTCAAGCCGCGCAACGTCATGCCGGTGCACGGCGAATGGCGCCACCTGCGCGCCAACTCGGAGATCGCCGTCGCCACCGGCGTCGATCCCCGCAACGTCGTCATCGCGCAGGACGGCGTGACCGTCGACCTCGCCCGCGGACGGGCCACCCTCTCGGGCAAGGTCGAGGCCGGCCTGGTCTTCGTCGACGGCGACAGCGTCGGCGGGATCACCGAGGAGGACCTCGTGGAGCGCCGCCGCCTCGCGGAGGAGGGCGTGGTCACGGTCCTCGCGATCATCGACCCGGACAACGGGGACATCGTCGAGGCGCCGGAGTTCTTCACCAAGGGCTTCTCCTGCTCCGACGAGGACCTGGACAAGGCGGGTGCCGCCGTCGAGAAGGCACTGCGCGACGCCGCGTCCAACCGCCAGGGCGGCCGCCGCCAGGACCCGGAGGACATCATCGAGCGGGCCACGGCGAACTGGATGCGCCGGTTCTACAACCGCCAGCCGGTCGTCACGGCGATCGTCGTCGACGCCTGA
- the groES gene encoding co-chaperone GroES, with protein sequence MSVSIKPLEDRIVVRPLEAEQTTASGLVIPDTAKEKPQEGEVVAVGPGRVDDNGNRVPVDVAEGDIVIYSKYGGTEVKHGGTEYLVLSARDVLAVVVK encoded by the coding sequence GTGTCGGTCTCTATTAAGCCCCTTGAGGATCGCATCGTTGTCCGCCCCCTCGAAGCCGAGCAGACCACTGCTTCCGGCCTCGTCATCCCGGACACGGCCAAGGAGAAGCCCCAGGAGGGCGAAGTCGTGGCAGTCGGACCGGGTCGCGTCGACGACAACGGCAACCGCGTGCCCGTCGATGTCGCCGAGGGCGACATCGTCATCTACTCGAAGTACGGCGGAACCGAAGTGAAGCACGGTGGCACCGAGTACCTGGTGCTCTCCGCCCGCGACGTCCTCGCTGTCGTCGTCAAGTAG
- the groL gene encoding chaperonin GroEL (60 kDa chaperone family; promotes refolding of misfolded polypeptides especially under stressful conditions; forms two stacked rings of heptamers to form a barrel-shaped 14mer; ends can be capped by GroES; misfolded proteins enter the barrel where they are refolded when GroES binds): MAKQLEFNDAARRALEAGVDKLADTVKVTLGPRGRNVVLDKKWGAPTITNDGVTIAREIELDDPYENLGAQLAKEVATKTNDVAGDGTTTATVLAQALVKEGLRNVAAGAAPGQLKHGIEVAVEAVAKRLLENAREVVGQQTANVASISAQSTEVGDLLAEAFDKVGKDGVITIEESSTTQTELVLTEGMQFDKGYLSPYFVTDAERQEAVLEDALILINSGKISSLAEFLPLLEKALQAGKPLFIIAEDIEGEALSTLVVNKIRGTLNVVAVKAPGFGDRRKAMMQDIATLTGAQVVSPDLGLKLDQVGLEVLGSARRITVTKDATTIVDGTGSESDVADRVAQIRAEVERTDSDWDREKLQERLAKLAGGIGVIKVGAATEVELKEKKHRIEDAVSSTRAALEEGIVAGGGSALVHAGKALDTDPDVLALEGDAATAVGLVRRALAQPLRWIAENAGHEGYVVVAKVSDLEDGHGFNAASGEYENLVDAGIIDPVKVTRSALRNAASIAALVLTTETLVVEKPEESDDEGHGHSH; this comes from the coding sequence GTGGCAAAGCAGTTGGAATTCAACGACGCCGCCCGCCGTGCCCTCGAAGCCGGCGTGGACAAGCTCGCGGACACCGTCAAGGTGACGCTCGGCCCCCGCGGACGCAATGTGGTGCTCGACAAGAAGTGGGGCGCCCCCACCATCACGAACGACGGCGTCACGATCGCCCGGGAGATCGAGCTCGACGACCCGTACGAGAACCTCGGCGCCCAGCTGGCCAAGGAGGTCGCCACCAAGACCAACGACGTCGCCGGTGACGGAACCACCACCGCCACGGTCCTGGCCCAGGCACTCGTCAAGGAAGGCCTCCGCAACGTGGCCGCCGGTGCCGCCCCGGGACAGCTCAAGCACGGCATCGAGGTGGCGGTCGAGGCCGTCGCCAAGCGCCTGCTCGAGAACGCCCGCGAGGTCGTCGGCCAGCAGACCGCCAACGTGGCCTCCATCTCCGCGCAGAGCACCGAGGTCGGGGACCTCCTCGCCGAGGCGTTCGACAAGGTCGGCAAGGATGGTGTGATCACCATCGAGGAGTCCTCCACCACGCAGACCGAACTCGTCCTCACCGAGGGCATGCAGTTCGACAAGGGCTACCTCTCGCCGTACTTCGTGACCGACGCCGAGCGCCAGGAAGCTGTCCTCGAGGACGCGCTCATCCTCATCAACTCCGGCAAGATCTCCTCGCTCGCCGAGTTCCTCCCCCTGCTGGAGAAGGCCCTGCAGGCCGGCAAGCCGCTGTTCATCATCGCCGAGGACATCGAGGGCGAAGCGCTCTCCACCCTGGTGGTCAACAAGATCCGCGGCACCCTGAACGTCGTCGCCGTCAAGGCCCCGGGCTTCGGTGACCGCCGCAAGGCCATGATGCAGGACATCGCCACCCTCACGGGTGCGCAGGTCGTCTCCCCGGATCTCGGCCTCAAGCTGGACCAGGTGGGCCTCGAGGTGCTGGGTTCCGCACGCCGCATCACCGTCACCAAGGACGCCACCACGATCGTCGACGGCACCGGCAGCGAGTCCGACGTCGCCGACCGCGTGGCGCAGATCCGCGCCGAGGTGGAGCGCACCGACTCCGACTGGGATCGTGAGAAGCTCCAGGAGCGCCTCGCGAAGCTCGCCGGCGGTATCGGCGTCATCAAGGTCGGCGCTGCCACCGAGGTGGAGCTCAAGGAGAAGAAGCACCGCATCGAGGACGCAGTGTCCTCCACGCGTGCCGCTCTCGAAGAGGGCATCGTGGCCGGCGGCGGTTCCGCGCTGGTCCACGCCGGCAAGGCGCTCGACACCGACCCCGACGTCCTGGCACTCGAGGGCGACGCGGCCACCGCCGTCGGCCTCGTGCGCCGCGCGCTCGCCCAGCCGCTGCGCTGGATCGCCGAGAACGCCGGGCACGAGGGCTATGTCGTCGTCGCGAAGGTCTCCGACCTCGAGGACGGCCACGGCTTCAACGCCGCGAGCGGCGAGTACGAGAACCTGGTCGACGCCGGCATCATCGATCCCGTGAAGGTGACGCGCTCCGCCCTGCGCAACGCGGCCTCCATCGCGGCACTCGTGCTGACCACGGAGACCCTCGTGGTCGAGAAGCCCGAGGAGTCCGACGACGAGGGCCACGGCCACTCGCACTAG